The Pseudomonas sp. DG56-2 genome contains a region encoding:
- a CDS encoding diguanylate cyclase domain-containing protein produces the protein MAQDKVRNSTRGALAFLDLNDFKVINDRNGPAIGDQVLTFTAKQLKQMLRPADTTSQG, from the coding sequence GTGGCGCAGGACAAGGTGCGCAACAGCACTCGCGGCGCCTTGGCGTTTCTGGACTTGAACGATTTCAAGGTGATCAATGACCGCAATGGCCCTGCTATTGGTGATCAAGTACTGACCTTTACCGCCAAGCAGCTCAAGCAAATGCTGCGCCCGGCCGATACCACAAGCCAAGGGTGA
- a CDS encoding DUF1329 domain-containing protein, which produces MKMTKSLLQAGVLGLSLLATSVMAAVSADEAAKLGSTLTPMGAEKAGNADGSISAWKPLTKSAGAVDSKGFLADPYAGEKPLYTITAQNVDQYKDKLSPGQVAMFKRYPDTYKIPVYTTHRGSTVPDAVFAAIKKNATSTNLVGGGNGLENFDTAVPFPIPKSGVEVIWNHITRYRGGSVTRLVTQATPQQNGSYSLVYFQDQFVFRDRMKDYDPSNPGNILFYFKQKVTAPARLAGTVLLVHETLDQVKEPRKAWVYNAGQRRVRQAPQVSYDGPGTAADGLRTSDNLDMFNGAPDRYDWKLEGKKELYIASNSYKLDDPKLKYSDIIKAGHINQDLSRYELRRVWHVVATLKPGQRHIYAKRDFYIDEDTWQAAVIDQYDGRNQLWRVSEAHSQDYYNVEVPWYTLEAIYDLQSGRYLALGMKNEEKKAYDFGFTAVKADFQPAALRQEGVR; this is translated from the coding sequence ACCCTGACGCCAATGGGCGCGGAAAAGGCCGGTAACGCCGATGGTTCGATCAGTGCCTGGAAACCGCTGACCAAGTCGGCCGGCGCCGTTGATAGCAAAGGTTTTCTTGCTGACCCCTACGCGGGTGAAAAGCCGCTGTACACCATCACTGCCCAGAACGTTGACCAGTACAAGGACAAACTGTCGCCTGGCCAGGTAGCGATGTTCAAGCGCTACCCGGACACCTACAAGATCCCGGTGTACACCACTCACCGCGGCTCGACGGTTCCGGATGCAGTGTTTGCCGCGATCAAGAAAAATGCCACCAGCACCAACCTGGTAGGCGGTGGTAACGGTCTGGAGAACTTCGATACAGCAGTGCCGTTCCCGATTCCGAAAAGCGGCGTGGAGGTGATCTGGAACCACATCACCCGCTACCGTGGTGGCAGCGTGACCCGCTTGGTAACCCAGGCCACGCCGCAGCAAAATGGCTCGTACAGCCTGGTGTATTTCCAGGATCAATTCGTCTTCCGTGACCGGATGAAGGATTACGATCCGAGCAACCCTGGCAACATCCTGTTCTATTTCAAACAGAAGGTGACGGCGCCTGCGCGTCTGGCCGGTACCGTGTTGCTGGTCCACGAGACCCTCGACCAGGTCAAAGAGCCGCGTAAGGCATGGGTGTACAACGCCGGTCAACGTCGTGTACGCCAGGCGCCACAGGTGTCCTATGACGGTCCGGGTACTGCCGCCGATGGCCTGCGTACCTCCGACAACCTGGACATGTTCAACGGTGCTCCGGATCGCTACGACTGGAAGCTGGAAGGCAAGAAAGAGCTGTATATCGCCTCCAACAGCTACAAGCTTGACGATCCAAAGCTCAAATACAGCGACATTATCAAGGCCGGTCACATCAACCAGGACCTGAGCCGTTATGAGCTGCGCCGTGTCTGGCACGTGGTTGCTACCCTCAAGCCGGGTCAGCGTCACATCTACGCCAAACGTGACTTCTATATTGACGAAGACACCTGGCAAGCGGCAGTGATCGACCAGTACGACGGTCGCAACCAACTGTGGCGTGTGTCCGAAGCGCACTCCCAGGACTACTACAACGTCGAGGTGCCGTGGTACACCCTGGAAGCCATCTACGACCTGCAGTCGGGCCGTTATCTGGCACTGGGCATGAAGAACGAAGAGAAAAAGGCCTACGACTTCGGGTTTACCGCAGTCAAGGCTGACTTCCAGCCTGCAGCGCTTCGCCAGGAAGGTGTGCGCTAA
- a CDS encoding MliC family protein: MIRARTQLLLAALFCAGAVQAAEGPSFSCDKAQGVELKVCQSPQLSKLDRDLSALYKQMLAKADSDGQKQLKATQRGWIKGRDECWKASDADACVLEQYQVRIVKLQIQSGAVQVPPAVEFDCDDNNNDKPFTAVFYNQLEPQAAVLTYGGDQTIAIAQPAASGSKYGSQGVEFWEHQGEAKVKWYGSEMTCQVAR, from the coding sequence ATGATCCGCGCGCGTACGCAACTACTGCTGGCCGCTTTATTTTGCGCAGGTGCAGTACAAGCAGCTGAAGGGCCGTCGTTTTCTTGCGACAAAGCGCAGGGTGTGGAGCTCAAAGTCTGCCAGAGCCCGCAACTGAGCAAACTTGATCGAGACCTTTCCGCGCTTTACAAGCAAATGCTGGCAAAGGCCGATAGCGACGGACAGAAACAACTCAAGGCAACCCAACGGGGCTGGATCAAAGGCCGGGACGAATGCTGGAAAGCCTCTGACGCCGATGCCTGTGTGCTTGAGCAATATCAGGTGCGCATCGTCAAACTACAGATCCAGTCTGGCGCTGTGCAAGTACCGCCAGCGGTCGAGTTTGACTGTGACGATAACAACAACGACAAGCCCTTCACCGCGGTGTTCTACAACCAGCTCGAGCCCCAAGCGGCGGTGCTCACCTACGGCGGTGATCAGACCATCGCGATTGCCCAGCCGGCGGCAAGTGGCAGCAAGTATGGCAGCCAGGGCGTCGAGTTCTGGGAGCATCAGGGCGAAGCCAAAGTGAAATGGTACGGCTCGGAGATGACCTGCCAGGTTGCTCGCTGA
- a CDS encoding LuxR C-terminal-related transcriptional regulator codes for MTDLSRTQGFASQAMNVLEGRFYRPPLPEGHVPRARLCQRLQSGLGGRLLLVTAPAGFGKSSLAVEFCQSLPNHWSSLWLGLSRRDNDPGRFLERLLEGLQQVCPAVGNQSLGLLKMRQRHQPFAFEEWLDGLLDELARHLQPQNPLLLVLDDYHLVQGPVLDRCLQFFLNHLPPGLVLLVTSRLRPDWHLARLRLSRQLLELNEQDLRLTPDESLAVLGQQPSGLRGQALDNLIQRSDGWIAGLRFWQLAVSESGGDNALPQALHGGEGLIRDYLLEEVIDILPAEVQGFLNDTACQERFCSELCDALRESHDSAEIIGYLQAHQVFLVPLDEHGRWYRYHHLFSDLLRSRQTSLPLSSLHLRACRWFHGQGLLDEAVEQALRAGHLDVAANLVQNLSEEQLLAEQNVGMLLRWKMDLPDSLLISTPRLIVLYSWALGLAGQLDAAEELASHLSRFLPAPSATAQKSMLAQWLALSGVIARGRGDRERTRIFCVEALRSLPQKRYGQRLVCLSTLSNLAIADADFSRARTWNREALELAQRIGNPLFEALAHYDRARVLHARGEVLRALDEVRQGLQRLQGLSAQRLYAARARLTLYEGYLLVARLQPEAGRSRLRAGLIEARACRDISVLIGHCVIASLDGREGRFTEAFAELAEAERLMHIWDVPPIFYLAMITLIKCELWLAQGRIDLAESWLLRLGQTYGGKKPAAAPEFHPLLPLHIEVLQTSLDRTLGRLEQAGQRLQALVARGQASGGHMLCVTALCQWTSLLLGNNNPAQARDLLTLSLEAARGGALQPFQSLLNEHPQWLREQLLLQPASAAQASLLALLPVQDIPEAVGGSCEALSAREKSVLELIAQGCSNQEISERLFISLHTVKTHASHINSKLGVERRTQAVARAKALGLLA; via the coding sequence ATGACTGATCTGTCCCGTACGCAAGGGTTCGCCAGCCAGGCCATGAACGTCCTGGAAGGACGCTTCTATCGTCCGCCACTGCCCGAAGGGCACGTGCCGCGGGCGCGCTTGTGCCAGCGCCTGCAATCTGGTCTGGGTGGTCGCCTGTTGCTGGTGACAGCACCAGCAGGATTCGGCAAAAGCTCGCTGGCCGTGGAGTTCTGCCAAAGCCTGCCCAACCACTGGAGCAGTCTCTGGTTGGGGTTGAGCCGCCGCGACAATGACCCGGGACGTTTTCTCGAACGTTTGCTTGAAGGTTTGCAGCAGGTTTGCCCGGCCGTGGGCAACCAGTCACTGGGCCTGCTCAAAATGCGCCAGCGCCACCAACCCTTTGCCTTCGAAGAATGGCTCGATGGGCTGCTCGATGAGCTGGCCCGTCACCTGCAGCCGCAAAATCCTTTGTTGTTGGTACTCGATGACTACCATCTGGTGCAGGGGCCAGTGCTCGACCGTTGCTTGCAGTTCTTCCTCAACCATCTGCCACCTGGGCTGGTCCTGCTGGTAACCAGCCGCCTGCGCCCTGACTGGCACCTGGCGCGGCTGCGCCTGTCGCGACAATTGCTCGAGCTCAACGAGCAGGACCTGCGTCTGACACCCGACGAGTCGCTGGCTGTATTGGGACAACAACCCAGCGGTTTGCGCGGTCAGGCGCTGGACAATCTGATTCAACGCAGTGACGGCTGGATCGCCGGCCTGAGGTTCTGGCAACTGGCGGTCAGCGAATCGGGCGGCGACAACGCGTTGCCGCAGGCTTTGCATGGTGGCGAGGGTTTGATTCGCGATTATTTGCTTGAAGAAGTGATCGACATTCTGCCTGCCGAAGTACAGGGCTTTCTCAACGACACAGCCTGTCAGGAGCGATTCTGCAGTGAGCTGTGCGATGCGCTGCGGGAAAGCCATGACAGTGCCGAGATCATCGGTTATCTACAGGCGCATCAGGTATTTCTGGTGCCGCTGGACGAACATGGCCGCTGGTATCGTTACCATCACCTGTTCTCCGACCTGCTGCGCAGCCGTCAAACCAGCTTGCCGCTTTCGAGCTTGCACTTGCGCGCCTGTCGCTGGTTCCACGGCCAGGGATTGCTTGACGAGGCAGTCGAGCAGGCATTGCGTGCGGGGCACCTGGATGTCGCCGCCAACCTGGTGCAGAACCTTTCTGAAGAGCAACTGCTGGCCGAACAGAACGTCGGTATGTTGCTGCGCTGGAAAATGGACCTGCCTGACAGCTTGCTGATCAGCACACCACGGCTGATCGTCTTGTACAGCTGGGCCCTGGGCCTGGCTGGGCAACTGGACGCCGCCGAAGAACTGGCCAGCCACTTGAGTCGGTTTCTGCCGGCCCCCTCGGCAACCGCACAGAAATCGATGCTGGCGCAGTGGCTGGCGCTCAGTGGAGTGATCGCTCGCGGTCGTGGTGATCGCGAACGTACCCGCATCTTCTGTGTAGAAGCCTTGCGCAGCTTGCCGCAAAAACGCTACGGCCAGCGTCTGGTGTGCTTGTCGACGCTATCGAACCTGGCCATTGCCGATGCCGATTTTTCGCGGGCACGCACGTGGAACCGCGAAGCGCTGGAACTGGCGCAACGGATCGGCAACCCACTGTTCGAAGCCCTTGCTCATTACGATCGCGCGCGGGTGCTGCATGCCCGTGGCGAGGTGCTGCGCGCGCTGGATGAAGTGCGTCAGGGCTTGCAACGCCTGCAAGGGCTGTCGGCGCAACGCTTGTATGCGGCAAGAGCGCGCTTGACGTTATACGAAGGCTATCTGCTGGTTGCGCGCCTGCAGCCGGAGGCCGGACGCAGCCGCCTGCGGGCGGGGCTGATCGAAGCGCGAGCCTGTCGCGACATCAGCGTGTTGATCGGCCACTGTGTGATCGCTTCGCTGGATGGCCGCGAAGGCCGCTTCACCGAAGCGTTTGCCGAACTGGCCGAAGCCGAACGGCTGATGCACATATGGGACGTGCCACCGATTTTCTACTTGGCCATGATCACCCTGATCAAGTGCGAGCTCTGGTTGGCCCAGGGGCGCATCGACCTGGCCGAGTCCTGGCTGTTGCGTCTGGGGCAGACCTACGGCGGCAAAAAGCCTGCTGCAGCACCGGAGTTCCATCCCTTGCTGCCACTGCATATCGAGGTGCTGCAAACCTCACTCGACCGTACCCTGGGGCGCCTGGAACAGGCCGGTCAACGTCTGCAGGCGCTGGTTGCACGTGGACAGGCAAGCGGTGGGCATATGCTTTGTGTCACCGCGCTATGCCAGTGGACAAGTTTGCTGCTGGGCAACAACAACCCGGCGCAAGCCCGTGACCTGCTGACCTTGAGCCTGGAGGCGGCGCGAGGTGGCGCCCTGCAACCTTTTCAAAGCTTGTTGAACGAGCATCCGCAATGGTTGCGCGAACAGCTGCTGCTGCAACCGGCTAGCGCAGCGCAAGCCAGTTTGCTGGCGCTGCTACCGGTTCAGGACATTCCGGAGGCAGTGGGCGGCAGTTGTGAAGCGTTGAGTGCACGCGAGAAGTCGGTGCTGGAGTTGATCGCCCAGGGCTGCTCCAATCAAGAGATCAGCGAGCGTCTGTTTATCTCGCTGCATACCGTCAAGACCCATGCCAGTCATATCAACAGCAAATTGGGCGTCGAGCGCAGGACCCAAGCTGTCGCTCGAGCCAAGGCCCTGGGTTTGCTAGCCTGA
- a CDS encoding sensor histidine kinase KdpD: protein MNQDNQGLDFSTVIASTVHDMKNSLSALTQAHGQWLARLPEAQRSGSEQGVMEHEFTHLNGMLVQLLGLYKLGINQLPMCPDYHELDDFIEAQLAAQQNLLQHRDILASWRIETASPLGFFDRELVSSVVANILNNAIRYAGHTLLIMVTDEDDQLVLSINDDGPGFSARMLERQQDYVQGIDAQTGSTGLGLYFAARIAALHERNGVRGRIEIANGGALGGGMFRLYLP, encoded by the coding sequence ATGAACCAGGACAATCAGGGGTTGGATTTCTCCACGGTGATCGCCTCCACCGTACACGACATGAAGAACTCGCTGTCGGCCCTGACCCAGGCACATGGCCAGTGGTTGGCACGTCTGCCAGAAGCCCAGCGCAGTGGTAGCGAACAGGGGGTGATGGAGCATGAGTTCACCCACCTCAATGGCATGCTGGTGCAACTGTTGGGGTTGTACAAGCTCGGCATCAACCAGTTACCGATGTGCCCGGACTACCATGAGCTGGATGACTTTATCGAAGCGCAATTGGCGGCCCAGCAGAACCTGCTCCAGCACCGCGATATCCTTGCCAGCTGGCGCATCGAGACGGCCAGCCCATTGGGTTTTTTCGACCGTGAACTGGTCAGTTCCGTGGTTGCCAACATTCTCAACAATGCTATCCGCTATGCCGGTCATACCCTGTTGATCATGGTGACTGACGAAGATGATCAATTAGTACTGAGCATCAACGATGACGGCCCGGGCTTCTCTGCGCGCATGCTCGAACGTCAGCAGGATTATGTGCAAGGTATCGATGCGCAGACGGGTAGTACGGGCTTGGGCTTGTACTTTGCTGCGCGGATCGCAGCGTTGCACGAGCGCAATGGTGTTCGTGGGCGGATCGAAATCGCCAATGGCGGGGCCTTGGGTGGTGGCATGTTCAGACTGTATCTGCCCTGA
- a CDS encoding response regulator produces MQVYSQKSFLIVDDFSDFRSSARSMLRELGVRDVDTADSGEQALRMCAQKRYDFILQDFHLGDGKKNGQQVLEDLILDKLISHECVFLMVTAETSQAIVLSALEHEPDAYLTKPFNRIGLAQRLEKLVQRKTLLKPILQALDRGRPAEVLAACAELCKKDPRFAPLCLRYRADALRDLNRFDELGKFLTSIISSRATPWAYAALGSLLYKRNQLAQAQGVYEQALKAFPMMPGLYDGLAEVLIAQGESKRAQGVLEEAVRLSPLAVRRQMMLGKLALSNDDFDTSSKAYRHAVSQGQSSRYKDPESNLGLVQALMNKNAGNGLDARTRVEINTVLSEVAKENVEDQGLQVRARLMKAASLQQAGDPETAAKLTEQAMTRLDKMEQFFSVEAALVVASQLQKLGQESAGTSILKSCVETYGDDPKVMQSVSRLTEDPTVLGAVTEAVDLNRQGVRSYQAGELSEALGQFRRALSLQPKNISIALNTAQALLRIGGETPPPAIMEECRACLTCVAGIPESDSRYDRYRKLHIRAFGA; encoded by the coding sequence ATGCAGGTCTACAGCCAAAAAAGTTTTCTGATCGTCGACGACTTCTCGGATTTTCGCAGTTCGGCCCGTTCCATGCTGCGTGAGTTGGGTGTGCGCGATGTCGACACAGCCGACAGTGGTGAGCAGGCCCTGCGCATGTGCGCACAGAAACGCTACGACTTTATTCTTCAGGATTTTCACCTTGGGGACGGCAAGAAGAATGGCCAGCAAGTGCTCGAGGACCTGATCCTCGACAAGCTGATCAGCCATGAGTGCGTGTTTCTCATGGTCACCGCCGAAACCAGCCAGGCCATCGTTCTCAGTGCTCTGGAGCACGAGCCGGATGCCTACCTGACCAAGCCATTCAACCGTATTGGCCTGGCCCAGCGCCTGGAAAAACTGGTGCAGCGCAAGACCTTGCTCAAGCCGATCCTGCAGGCCCTCGATCGTGGTCGCCCAGCCGAGGTGCTGGCGGCGTGCGCCGAGCTGTGCAAAAAAGACCCGCGCTTTGCGCCGTTGTGCCTGCGCTACCGCGCCGATGCCCTGCGCGACTTGAACCGCTTCGATGAGCTGGGCAAGTTTCTCACCAGTATTATTTCCAGCCGGGCCACCCCTTGGGCCTACGCGGCCCTGGGTAGCTTGCTGTACAAGCGCAACCAGTTGGCCCAGGCCCAAGGGGTGTATGAGCAGGCGCTTAAAGCCTTCCCGATGATGCCGGGCCTATACGACGGGTTGGCCGAGGTGCTGATCGCCCAAGGGGAAAGCAAGCGCGCCCAGGGCGTCCTGGAGGAAGCGGTGCGTTTGTCTCCGTTGGCGGTGCGCCGGCAAATGATGCTGGGCAAGCTGGCGCTGAGCAACGATGACTTCGACACCTCTTCCAAGGCTTACCGGCATGCAGTCAGCCAGGGCCAGAGTTCTCGATACAAAGACCCGGAAAGTAACCTCGGCCTGGTCCAGGCACTGATGAATAAGAACGCTGGCAACGGCCTCGATGCGCGCACGCGTGTGGAGATCAACACCGTGCTTAGCGAAGTTGCCAAGGAAAACGTCGAAGACCAAGGTTTGCAGGTGCGTGCCCGGTTGATGAAAGCCGCCAGCCTGCAGCAGGCCGGCGACCCGGAAACCGCTGCCAAACTGACCGAGCAAGCCATGACCCGGCTGGACAAGATGGAGCAGTTTTTCTCCGTTGAGGCCGCACTGGTTGTGGCCAGCCAGCTGCAGAAGCTGGGTCAGGAATCGGCCGGTACGTCGATTCTGAAAAGCTGCGTGGAAACCTACGGTGACGATCCCAAGGTGATGCAGAGCGTGTCGCGCCTGACGGAGGACCCGACGGTGCTCGGCGCGGTGACCGAAGCGGTGGACCTTAACCGTCAAGGCGTTCGCAGCTATCAAGCGGGTGAGTTGAGTGAAGCGTTGGGGCAGTTCCGTCGCGCGTTGAGCTTGCAACCGAAGAACATCAGTATCGCGCTCAATACCGCTCAAGCCTTGCTGCGCATAGGTGGGGAAACGCCGCCACCGGCAATCATGGAGGAATGCCGAGCGTGCCTGACCTGCGTCGCCGGCATCCCCGAAAGCGACAGTCGTTATGACCGTTACCGCAAACTGCACATCCGGGCTTTTGGCGCATGA